In one Polaribacter sp. ALD11 genomic region, the following are encoded:
- a CDS encoding LEA type 2 family protein has product MKNTLFFSVLVLLISSCSVQKEPIFIKVDNVKVLSFESDTIKLKADAFFENPNDVGGKITTDDIKILVNGAEVAQVFSDEFKVPARNEFSIPLIAYIPTKNILNSNKKGALGSLLNSLITNKVKIQIKGNLEYIVFGFKRDFLIDKTQEIKFKI; this is encoded by the coding sequence ATGAAAAACACATTATTTTTTTCGGTTTTAGTTTTATTAATATCGAGTTGTTCTGTTCAAAAAGAGCCTATTTTTATTAAGGTAGATAATGTGAAGGTACTAAGTTTTGAATCTGATACGATAAAGTTAAAAGCAGATGCTTTTTTTGAAAACCCGAATGATGTTGGTGGTAAAATTACTACAGATGACATAAAAATACTAGTAAATGGGGCAGAAGTAGCACAAGTTTTTTCAGATGAATTTAAAGTGCCTGCAAGAAATGAATTTTCGATTCCTTTAATTGCGTACATTCCCACAAAAAACATTTTAAATTCAAATAAAAAAGGAGCTTTAGGAAGTTTGCTAAATTCTTTGATTACCAATAAAGTAAAAATTCAAATTAAGGGGAATTTAGAATATATTGTTTTTGGTTTTAAAAGAGATTTTTTAATTGATAAAACACAGGAAATAAAATTTAAAATTTAA
- the ribD gene encoding bifunctional diaminohydroxyphosphoribosylaminopyrimidine deaminase/5-amino-6-(5-phosphoribosylamino)uracil reductase RibD — protein MKRCLQIAKNGLGTTRPNPSVGAVIVHQNKIIGEGFTSPFGGNHAEVNAINSVKNKALLKKATIYVTLEPCSHFGKTPPCADLIVKHQLKQVVIGCLDSNSLVAGKGIERLIKAKIQVVVGVLEDECRTHHKRFFTVQEKKRPYIILKWAETKDGFVAPKSKNENKPVFISNKYSQQLVHKLRSKEHAILVGTHTVLVDNPKLNVRSWFGENPIRIALDRTLRIPKNANILDGTVKTIVLTDKKNKNKESRENLIFEEIDFSKKVASQICSVLYKNNIQSLIVEGGTQTLQTFIDENLWDEALVFVGENNFRDGTKSPKIKKKFTQENIENDVLKTYKND, from the coding sequence ATAAAACGTTGCTTGCAGATTGCTAAAAACGGATTAGGAACAACGCGTCCGAATCCTTCGGTTGGCGCTGTTATTGTGCATCAAAATAAAATTATAGGAGAAGGTTTTACGTCGCCTTTTGGTGGGAATCATGCAGAGGTAAATGCAATTAATTCTGTAAAAAATAAAGCGCTATTAAAAAAAGCAACTATTTACGTTACACTAGAGCCTTGTAGTCACTTTGGTAAAACACCACCTTGTGCAGATTTAATTGTAAAACACCAATTAAAACAAGTGGTAATTGGTTGTCTAGATTCTAATAGTTTGGTTGCTGGTAAAGGAATTGAACGTTTAATAAAGGCAAAAATTCAAGTAGTAGTTGGTGTTTTAGAAGATGAATGCAGAACACATCACAAACGTTTTTTTACGGTTCAAGAAAAAAAGCGTCCGTATATAATTTTAAAATGGGCAGAAACCAAAGACGGATTTGTTGCACCAAAATCAAAAAATGAAAACAAACCTGTTTTTATCTCTAACAAATATTCGCAACAACTAGTACATAAATTACGAAGCAAAGAGCATGCGATTTTAGTAGGCACACATACTGTTTTGGTAGATAATCCTAAATTGAATGTTCGAAGTTGGTTTGGAGAAAACCCTATTAGAATTGCTTTAGATCGTACTTTACGAATTCCTAAAAATGCAAATATTTTAGACGGAACTGTAAAGACAATTGTTTTAACAGATAAAAAAAATAAGAATAAAGAATCAAGAGAAAATTTAATTTTTGAAGAAATTGATTTTTCTAAAAAAGTTGCGTCACAAATTTGTTCAGTTCTTTATAAAAATAATATTCAATCTTTAATTGTAGAAGGAGGTACACAAACATTACAAACTTTTATTGATGAAAATTTATGGGATGAAGCCCTAGTTTTTGTAGGAGAAAATAATTTTAGAGACGGAACAAAGTCTCCAAAAATTAAAAAGAAATTTACGCAAGAAAACATCGAGAATGATGTTTTAAAAACATACAAAAATGATTAA
- a CDS encoding HAD-IA family hydrolase has protein sequence MIKNIVFDFGDIFINLDKKRFAEELQKLGVFQESEEMLPILHEYEKGLVSTKDFIIFFEGKLNIPSEKLIAAWNSILLDFPEKRLKFIQDLAESKKYRLFLLSNTNDLHISWIKNDWGMELFDAFKVCFEQFYLSHEVNFRKPNNNIYEFVLKSNNLIAEETLFIDDTKENTEAAKSLGIQVWHLIPGKDDVLELFTKNQL, from the coding sequence ATGATTAAAAACATTGTTTTCGATTTTGGAGATATTTTTATCAACTTAGACAAAAAACGATTTGCAGAAGAATTGCAGAAATTAGGTGTTTTTCAAGAGTCTGAAGAAATGCTACCTATTTTACATGAATATGAAAAAGGACTGGTTTCTACAAAAGATTTTATAATTTTTTTTGAAGGTAAACTAAATATTCCTTCAGAAAAATTAATAGCAGCATGGAATTCTATTTTGTTAGATTTTCCAGAAAAACGTTTAAAATTTATTCAAGACTTAGCAGAAAGTAAAAAATACCGACTTTTTTTATTAAGTAATACGAATGATTTGCACATTTCTTGGATAAAAAACGATTGGGGAATGGAGCTGTTTGATGCTTTTAAAGTCTGTTTCGAGCAGTTTTATTTGTCACATGAGGTGAATTTTAGAAAACCAAACAACAATATTTATGAATTTGTTTTAAAAAGCAATAACTTAATTGCAGAAGAAACACTTTTTATAGACGATACAAAAGAAAATACAGAAGCTGCTAAGTCTTTAGGAATTCAGGTTTGGCATTTAATACCTGGAAAAGATGATGTTTTAGAACTGTTTACTAAAAACCAACTATAA